From Methylovorus glucosotrophus:
AACTGCCGGCGTCCAGGCTGTTTTCCAGCAGTTCCTTCAAGGCAGAAGCGGGACGCTCTACTACCTCGCCAGCCGCGATCTGACTGATGAGCTGGTCGGGCAGAAGTTTAATCAGGGACATGGATGCATGGGCACAAAGGGGGCCGGGTAATCATGGAAAGCCTATTTTAACCGCAGCCGGCCATGATTACCTATGCGATTTTAGCCATCAAGCGTGGCTAAAATCGGTGGGAGGCTTGCTCACCATGCAACAAGCAAGCGCATGGGAGGCAAACGGCTTACAAAGCTTAGAGCTTACAAACCGTCGATAAAGCGCAGGCCGTATTTCTTGGTGTTCACGCTCTGGGCACCCGCTACTTCGCTTTCAGCACCAATTTTGGATGCCAGCAAATCCACGGGGATGATCACGGGTTGTTCCGCCAGCAGATCATCCGCCACAGCAAACAAGGCATCTGCCACTTTGCCTTTCAGGTGGCTGTTGCGGCCATCCTCGCTGCTGAAGCTATCAAAAATACCGAATGCGGTATCAGTGAACTTGAGCGCATACCAGGTAATGGTTTCGCTCTCGGCCAGCACCAGAGGCAGCGCATTTTTCAGGAACTCTTCTACCTCTTTCGCCTTTTCCGGTTTTGCCTCCAGACGAACGTATAACGCTGTTTTACTCATTTCCTATCCTTGGTCAGGTGTTACAAATTAACGATACATCGACATCATGCTTGCGTCGTGGCTATGGATCACAAATCCACGGACTCAAGATATTCAGGGACGGTCACATTCCATGCAAACCGTTCCTCAATGCGAAGTCTGAGGGCATCAGCCGCAATTGGTTCGCCGTGCGTGATAAAGGTGCGCTTGGGCGGTGCGCTGAAATTATCCAGCCAGTGCAATATCTCATTGTAATCCGCGTGTGCAGAAAAGCTTGAAATGAATTCCACCTCGGCATTTATGGGCACATAGCCACCATGAATCTTGACGCTGGTGGCGCCATTGATCATCGCCGCCCCGCGCGTGCCAGCAGCCTGGTACCCCGCAAACAGAATGGTGTTGCGTGGGTCTGGCCCGAAAGCCTTGATATGGTGAACCACGCGCCCACCTGAGGCCATGCCGCTTGCGGCAAGGATAATCACCGGGTGGTTGATCTCATTCAGGGCCTGCGACTCTTCCACGCTGTTGACCATGCGTGCGGTCTGCATGATCTCGCGGCACTCGGTTGCATTGAGTTTGTGTTCGCCTGCATGCCGCATGAAAATATCCGTGGCATCCACCGCCATCGGGCTGTTCAGGTACACCGGAATATCCGGTATCAGTCCCTGCTTTTTCAGCTTGTGGATGTAATACAGCAACTCCTGTGCACGACCCACGGCAAATACGGGCACCAGCAGCACACCGCGACGACGCGCCGTACGGTTGATAATCTCGGCCAGACGCTCATCGGGCGTGGATTGATCATGCAATCTATCCCCGTAAGTCGACTCCACCACCAGATAATCCGCCTCAGCCACCGGCGTTGGCGGCAGCATCAGTGGATCATTCATGCGCCCCAGGTCGCCAGAGAACAGAATGGAAGTCTCACTACCCTTAAGCAGCACCAAGCTTGCGCCCAGAATATGACCTGCAGGTGACAGCTTGATGGTCACACCGGGCACCACTTCCACTGTCTCTTCAAACTCCACCGGCGTTAGCAGCGCTACCGCGCGGGCAGCATCTTCCTGGGTGTACAAGGGCAAGGCGGGATTATGCTTGGAAAAGCCGCGCTTGTTGGCATAGCGGGCTTCTTCTTCCTGCAGGTGCGCAGAATCTGGCAGCATGATTTCGCACAAATCACGCGTGGCACTGCTGCAATACACACGGCCATTGAAGCCATTCTTTACCAGCAAAGGCAGATAGCCGGTGTGGTCGATGTGTGCATGCGTCAGTACCACAGCATCAATACTGGCGGGGTCTATCGGCAGCCTGGCCCAGTTTTTCAGCCGCAATTGCTTTAAGCCCTGAAACAGACCGCAATCCACCAGCACGCGCTTGCTGCCACTGGTGATCAGGTATTTTGAGCCGGTCACGGTGCCAGTGGCGCCGAGGAAGGTTATTTTCATGAGCAGAAGCCTGTTTTTTTAGTGCTTATTTTTCAGCCATTTTAGGCTTGGCCAGGGCTGGATTGCTGGCGAAGTATTTTTTGATGCCGGTCAGAATGGAGGCGACGAGCTTGTCCTGATGATTTTCATCATTGAGCTTGCGCTCCTCTTCCGGGTTGGTAATAAACGCTGTTTCTACGAGAATGGAGGGAATGTCCGGCGATTTAAGTACGGCGAATCCGGCCTGCTCCACGCTTTGCTTGTGCAGGTTGTTGATTTTGCCCACGTTATCCAGCACGGATTTACCCAGCTTGAGGCTGTCATTGATGGTGGCGGTTTGCGAGAGATCAAGCAAGGTACGGGCAAGGTAAGGATCTTTCACATCAAAGCTCACGCCGCCGATGAGGTCAGACTCGTTTTCGCGCTGGGCCAGCAAACGCGCCATGGCACTGGTGGCGCCATGCTCGGACAAGGCAAATACCGACGAGCCCTTGGCTTGAGAGCTGAGTGCCGCATCGGCATGAATCGAGACAAAAAGATCCGCTTGCAGCTTGCGCGCCTTGACCACG
This genomic window contains:
- a CDS encoding MBL fold metallo-hydrolase, producing the protein MKITFLGATGTVTGSKYLITSGSKRVLVDCGLFQGLKQLRLKNWARLPIDPASIDAVVLTHAHIDHTGYLPLLVKNGFNGRVYCSSATRDLCEIMLPDSAHLQEEEARYANKRGFSKHNPALPLYTQEDAARAVALLTPVEFEETVEVVPGVTIKLSPAGHILGASLVLLKGSETSILFSGDLGRMNDPLMLPPTPVAEADYLVVESTYGDRLHDQSTPDERLAEIINRTARRRGVLLVPVFAVGRAQELLYYIHKLKKQGLIPDIPVYLNSPMAVDATDIFMRHAGEHKLNATECREIMQTARMVNSVEESQALNEINHPVIILAASGMASGGRVVHHIKAFGPDPRNTILFAGYQAAGTRGAAMINGATSVKIHGGYVPINAEVEFISSFSAHADYNEILHWLDNFSAPPKRTFITHGEPIAADALRLRIEERFAWNVTVPEYLESVDL
- a CDS encoding putative quinol monooxygenase, with the translated sequence MSKTALYVRLEAKPEKAKEVEEFLKNALPLVLAESETITWYALKFTDTAFGIFDSFSSEDGRNSHLKGKVADALFAVADDLLAEQPVIIPVDLLASKIGAESEVAGAQSVNTKKYGLRFIDGL